The Lutibacter profundi region GTGGATAAGAGGAGGTCTTTTCGTTTTATTCGTGTACCATTTTTTAATTTTTTTTCAAAATAGAAGTAAACTGTATTTATACTACAGTTTGTATTTATTAGCGTTAAGCATCTATTTTTTACAAGATATTGTTTCTGTAAATTTTAAAGAAATTTATCTTTATTTAAACTTTTCAATCCAATTTTTAGCATATGCAGCCTATGTAGAATTTGCGAGAGATTTGTTGGATACAAGAACTCATTTACTAAGATGGGATAAATATTTTGAAATTGAAATAAAAGTCCTGCTAGCACTTGCAGTTATTTTTGTTTCAATTCAATTCTTCTTTGGTTATGATTTCCAAATTAAAGCTTTTACTATTGTAGCGCCCCTTTTAACAGTTTTTACATTAATTTCATACTATATAATATATACTAGGATTGATGATAACTCTGCACGATATTTTATTTTTGGATCGTTAATTTATGTTGTTTTAGCAAATATTAGCTTTATTGAAGTCTTTACAGGGTTAGAATTTTTTACAGATTTAGGTGTTCAGCCTATGTTTTTTGTGTATTTAGGAGCAATACTACAGTGTATAATATTTTCTGTGATACTTGGTTTTATAATTAAAAGAATTGAACAAAAAAGCAAAAATGCAGAGGTAAGGTTGGCAGTAAAATTAAAGGAGATGGAAGAGCTTAAAATGACGGCATTACAAAGTCAAATGAATCCTCATTTTCTATTTAATTCATTAAACTCTATTAATAATTTTGTAATAAAAAATGAAGTAGAAAAGGCATCAGATTATATAACTAAATTCTCTAAGTTAATACGTGTTATATTAAATAGTTCATCAAGTACTACATCCACACTTTCAGATGAGTTAGGTATTTTAGCATTATATGTTAAACTTGAACAAATGCGTGTTACAGGAGGCTTTAATTATATAGTGAACATAGATAAAAATCTAAATTTAGACAAAATAAAGGTACCTCCGTTGTTTTTACAACCATTTATAGAAAATTCAATTTGGCATGGTATTATGAAAAAAAAGGGAGAAAAAACAATTGAGTTGACAGTAAAAAAAGTTCAAAATAATGTTTTGTGTACTATATTAGATAATGGTATAGGAATTAATAAAACAAAAACAATAACCCCTTTATCTGAAAGGCGTAAATTTTTTGGTGCAAGCGCTACTGAAAATAGAATTAGAATTTTATACAAAAATAAAGATGTTCATATTGAAACTAAGGATATTTCTTCTGGAGAAAAAACAGGAACTTTAGTGTCAATTAGCTTTCCAATATCTTAATAAGAAAACCATTTATTAAAATAAACGCACCATTTATACATCCTTTTGTTTAAATAGCAAATTTTAAACAAAAGTTGATTTTAAGTTAACTAAATTGGTAGTATAATTTTCTATTACAGTTAACAAAATGTCCATATTAAAATTTTCTATACCATCAGATTCTGAAATATTAAAAGATATTAATAACTCTTCTAATTCACTTAAGTTTATAGGTTTAGGCAGTGTTTGCCAAAATATTAAAGAAACCATATATATAAGAATGATAAAATTTAATAATGAAGATTTTATAAAAAAAGTGATTTATAAGAAGAAAGGAATTATATGGGATTTTAAATCTGTTGAGGATATTAACATCTAAAGTGTATACCAACCTTTAATTGTGTAAATTTCAGATTCATCAAAAATCCATTTATAATAAAAATCACACCATTTATACATTTTTTAACTTCATTTGTTTATTTATTAAAAAAGTTATCGTTTTCAAGCGTATATTTGTTTTGTATTAATGTCAAGAGGGGTTTTGGCACGATACATTAAAAACATTAAATAAGTCTTTGGGGTTGATTTATTTATTCCTTGAACATTGTAATTCGAAATACGATGTTCAAGGTTTTTTTTTGAGCTAAGTTTTAATTACTACTATAACTTTCTTTAATCCGTTTTTAATAAATATATTTGAATGTTAATAATATGAAAAAAGCAACTCAAATATTTATATTTCTTTTTACCAATATTATACTGTCACAGATTGACTATTCTAACCGTTGGGAAGATTTTTATTCTTATAATAATGTTAAAGATTTTATCAAAGTTGAAAATATAATATATGCAATTGTAGATAATGCTATTTTTACATATAATACAACTTCTAATGAAGTTGCTAAAATATCTTCAGTTAACGGACTTTCAGGTGATGTTACTACCAGTTTGTATTACAGTGAAACTTTTGACAAAATTATTATAGGGTATGAAACAGGAATGCTTGAAATAATTGATAATAAAGGAAATATTAGCATAGCAAAAGACATTGTAAATTTTAGTTATTCAGGAAATAAAGAAATTAATAATATTACAGCGTATGGTAATAAACTGTATTTATCAACATCCTTTGCAATTGTAGTTTATGATATTGAAAATTTACAATTTGGAGATACTTATTTTATAGGAAATCAGTCTTCTGAAATCAAAATTAATGAAATTAAAATTTTTCAGGATATAATATATGCAGCCACAGAAAAAGGTGTTTTTTCAGCTGATGTTACAAGTGATAATCTTATAGATTTCAATAATTGGGAACAATTTTTTTTAGGTGATTTTTCATCTATTGAAGTGTTTAATAATCAGCTATTCACCTCTAATAATCGTAATTTATATAAAATAGAGAATAACACACTTTTACTACAAAAAACATATTCTCAGCCTATAAAAAGCTTAAAATCATCTCTAGATTATTTAACAATAACTACACAAAGGAGTGTGTATGTTAATGATTTAAATAATTTTGAGGTAGTAAATTATACAGCAAATGCATCAAACACCTATTTTTATAATTTAAATACGGCAATTGTTGAAGATAATATATTGTATTTAGGCACTCAAGAATTTGGAATTTTAAAAAGTAATCTTCAAAATATTTCAAATTTTGAAGAAATTCACCCAGAAGGACCTGTTTCAAACTCTCCTTTTTCAATTGCTGTTAATGATAATAATTTGTGGGTAGTGTATGGCAGTTATACCTCGTCGTATAAACCGTTAGGAAAAAAATTTGGATACAGTCATTTTAATGGAGAAAACTGGATTAATACTCCTTATAATACAAATTATAACGTCAGAGATTTGGTGAATATAACTTTTGATCCATTAAATAACAATAAAGTTTATTTAAGTTCTTGGGGAGGAGGAATGTTAATTGTTGAGGATGATATAATTACAACACATTGGAACCATATTAATAGCGGGTTAGAAAAATTAGTTATTTCAAATCCAAATTATATTAGTATTCGAATCAATGGGGCTGCTTTTGATAAGGAAGGAAATTTGTGGATAGCCAATGCCTGGGTTGATGATAGAGTAAAAAAATACAGTAAAGAAGGTAATTGGTTTAGTTTTGATATGAGTTCAGTAATTTCAAACCCTGCCCTTGGGCTTAATGAATTGATAATTGATAAAACCAATAATATTTGGATTGGGTCTAGGCGTAATGGGGTTTTGGTTTTTAATGAAAATGGAGATAAAAAAAGAGCACTTACAACTGAACAAACAAAAGGGGCTTTACCTGATTTAAATGTAAAAACAGTTAAAGCAGACGGAAAAAACAGAATATGGATAGGTACCAAAAAAGGATTGGTAGTATATTATAATGCGGCAAATATATTTAACTCAACTATTGTTGAAGCAGAACCTATTATTATACTAGATGATGGTATTCCTAAAAAGTTGTTGGGAGACCAACCAATTAATACTATTGCTGTTGATGGAGCAGATAATAAATGGTTTGGTACAGAAACGGGAGGAACCGTACAAACAAGTCCTAATGGCACAATAACACTACAAAATTTCAACAAAGATAATTCTCCATTACCGTCTAATAATATTCTAAAAATAGCTATTGATAATAGCTCAGGGAAAGTTTATTTTGCTACAGATAAAGGAATTGTAGCTTTTAACAGCAATGTGTCATCTTACGGAGAGAATTTACCTGAAATTTATGCTTATCCAAACCCTTCAACAAAGAATAATGAATTTATTACAATTGACGGTAGAAACGGAACTCATCTCCCAAATAATACTAACATAAAAATTTTAGATACTGCAGGAAACTTAGTGTATGAAACCAATACAAAAAGCGGACAAGAATTATTTGGAGGTAAAGTAGTTTGGAATAAAACCAATTTAGCAGGTCGTAAAGTAGCATCTGGAATTTATATTGTGCTATTAATTACTAAAGATAATCTAGAAACCACTGTAGCTAAAATTGCTATTATCAATTAAATGATTGAAACCACAAAAGCAATAGTAATTAAATCTATAAAATATGGAGATACAAGTTTAATAGTAACTTGTTACACAAAAAATTGTGGTATCAAAACATATTTACTTAAAGGGGTTTTGAAATCTAGAAAAGCCAAAATAAAACCAGCCTATTTCCAGCCTTTAATGCAACTTAATTTAACGGTTAATCACAATAGTAAAGGGAGTTTAAATTTTATTAGAGATATAGAGATATTGCATTTTTATAATTCAATATACACAGATATAAAAAAACAAACTATTGCATTATTTTTAGCTGAAATAATATATTATGCAATTCGTGAAGAAGAACAAAATAGCACACTATATAAATATTTAGAAACTTCATTTTTGTGGTTAGACACGCATGACAATGTTTCAAATTTTCATTTACTGTTTTTACTAAATTTAACAAAATTTCTTGGTTTTTATCCTGAAACGAATCTAAGCAATAAAATTTATTTTGATTTATTAGAAGGTAATTTCACTAATTTTAACAAAGGAAATTTAGTCTCAGGAAATAATTTAATACAATTTAAAAAGCTGTTGGGCATAAATTTTGATGTGTTACATACAATTGATTTTAGCGCCACTAACAGACAAGCAGTTTTGTCTATTTTAATTCAATATTTTGAATTACATTTGGGAGGCTTTAAAAAACCAAAATCTTTAACAATTTTAAAAGCTGTATTTAGTTAATTATGAGGATTTTAGTGGTATTTTTTCTTTTTTTTATAACAGTTTCTGTAAAAGGTCAACAAGTTAAAGTATTGGATAGAGCAACAAACTTTCCAATTGAAAATGTTACCATTTATAACGATTCAAAAAACAAAATTGTGTATACCAACAAAAAAGGTATTGCAGATTTATCAATTTTCAACCCTTCTGATATAATTTCATTCAACCATTTATCTTGTTATGAATATGAAATTTTAAAAAAAGAGCTTAGTAAAATTGGTTTTGTAGTATATTTAACTAAAAAATCTGAGCAGCTAAACGAAATAGTTTTATCAGCTTCAAAAGGAGAAGAAACAAGAAGTAGAATAGCAGAACAAATAGTAGTAGCCTCAAGAGAAGAAATAAAAAAACTAGCTCCACAAACAACAGCTGATTTACTAGCAAACTTACCAGGAATTAAAGTTCAAAAAACACAATTTGGTGGTGGTAGTCCTGTTTTGAGGGGAATGGAAGCAAATAGAGTATTGTTAGTGGTTGATGGTGTTAGAATGAATAATGCTATTTATAGAGCAGGACACTTGCAAAATTCAATTACTATTTCACCAAATATTATTGATAGAGTTGAAGTTATTTTTGGCCCTTCATCTGTAATCTATGGATCAGATGCTTTAGGGGGTGTAATCCATTATTTTACTAAAATACCAAAAACCAGTAGTAAAAAACAAATAA contains the following coding sequences:
- a CDS encoding sensor histidine kinase, producing MLLDFHSEIFSWIRGGLFVLFVYHFLIFFQNRSKLYLYYSLYLLALSIYFLQDIVSVNFKEIYLYLNFSIQFLAYAAYVEFARDLLDTRTHLLRWDKYFEIEIKVLLALAVIFVSIQFFFGYDFQIKAFTIVAPLLTVFTLISYYIIYTRIDDNSARYFIFGSLIYVVLANISFIEVFTGLEFFTDLGVQPMFFVYLGAILQCIIFSVILGFIIKRIEQKSKNAEVRLAVKLKEMEELKMTALQSQMNPHFLFNSLNSINNFVIKNEVEKASDYITKFSKLIRVILNSSSSTTSTLSDELGILALYVKLEQMRVTGGFNYIVNIDKNLNLDKIKVPPLFLQPFIENSIWHGIMKKKGEKTIELTVKKVQNNVLCTILDNGIGINKTKTITPLSERRKFFGASATENRIRILYKNKDVHIETKDISSGEKTGTLVSISFPIS
- the recO gene encoding DNA repair protein RecO — encoded protein: MIETTKAIVIKSIKYGDTSLIVTCYTKNCGIKTYLLKGVLKSRKAKIKPAYFQPLMQLNLTVNHNSKGSLNFIRDIEILHFYNSIYTDIKKQTIALFLAEIIYYAIREEEQNSTLYKYLETSFLWLDTHDNVSNFHLLFLLNLTKFLGFYPETNLSNKIYFDLLEGNFTNFNKGNLVSGNNLIQFKKLLGINFDVLHTIDFSATNRQAVLSILIQYFELHLGGFKKPKSLTILKAVFS